From Sphingorhabdus sp. SMR4y:
TGCGTCGCGCCACGCGGTTTTCAGTCGACTTCGAAACCGTATGCGAAATTCATCCTGATCGTGAAATCCGGGTGCGAATCGCGAATATTTCCGCAAACGGCATGATGCTGACAGACCCTATAGACATGGAAAAGGGCGACCGGGTCACCGTTCGCCTGCCAGTAGCCGGTCGAATCGAAGCCTATCTGGTCTGGTCTCATCAGGGCCGCCATGGCTTCAAATTCGAACGAGTCATCCGGGAGCCGGATTTCTACGCGATGCTCGACATGATCAACGGCTGATAGGCTCTACCCGCTGCGCAATAGGCTGACGCCCCAGTCCCGCTCGAACAGATATAGGGCGATGCGCGCAGCCTGCCCTCTCTCGCTGGCCAATCCTCCGTCC
This genomic window contains:
- a CDS encoding PilZ domain-containing protein, translating into MRRATRFSVDFETVCEIHPDREIRVRIANISANGMMLTDPIDMEKGDRVTVRLPVAGRIEAYLVWSHQGRHGFKFERVIREPDFYAMLDMING